The proteins below come from a single Salvelinus alpinus chromosome 18, SLU_Salpinus.1, whole genome shotgun sequence genomic window:
- the phyhd1 gene encoding phytanoyl-CoA dioxygenase domain-containing protein 1 has product MDFLTDQDAKKYQEDGYLILDGLLSPAECDELRLRMGEIVDRMDVPEHCRIQFSTNHDEQLKTQGNADYFITSGDKIRFFFEKGVFDDKGDFTVPKEQSLNKIGHALHAYEPLYKTATHSPKIQGIAKKLGLKSPVILQSMYIFKQPGIGGEVMPHQDATFLHTEPLGRVMGVWIALEDATLDNGCLWFIPGSHNNGITRRMVRTPEGTYPLTDFVGREATYNDKLFIPAPVKKGGVVLIDGEVVHKSEQNVSEKSRHVYTFHIMESQKTKWSPENWLQPTEELPFPALYTK; this is encoded by the exons ATGGACTTTCTAACAGATCAAGATGCGAAAAAG TACCAGGAGGACGGGTACCTGATCCTGGATGGGCTCCTCAGCCCGGCGGAGTGTGATGAGCTCCGGCTGAGGATGGGAGAGATCGTGGACCGGATGGACGTTCCAGAACATTGTCGGATCCAGTTCTCCACCAATCACGACGAGCAGTTGAAAACACAG GGAAACGCTGACTACTTCATCACCAGTGGAGATAAGATCCGCTTCTTCTTTGAGAAAGGAGTTTTTGATGATAAAG GAGATTTCACCGTGCCAAAAGAACAATCTCTCAACAAAATTGGACATG CACTCCATGCCTATGAGCCTTTATACAAAACTGCCACTCATTCACCCAAGATTCAG GGTATAGCCAAGAAGCTTGGTCTGAAGAGTCCTGTGATTTTGCAAAGCATGTACATTTTCAAG CAACCAGGGATCGGTGGAGAAG TGATGCCCCACCAAGATGCTACATTCCTCCACACGGAGCCCCTGGGCAGGGTGATGGGCGTGTGGATCGCCCTGGAGGATGCCACCCTGGACAATGGCTGCTTGTGGTTCATCCCCGGCTCACACAACA aTGGTATCACCCGACGTATGGTTCGGACCCCTGAAGGCACCTATCCCCTGACAGACTTTGTTGGGAGAGAGGCAACCTATAACGATAAGCTGTTCATACCTGCACCTGTCAAAAAAG GTGGGGTGGTGTTGATTGATGGAGAAGTTGTCCATAAAAGTGAGCAGAACGTGTCAGAAAAATCGCGACATGTCTACACTTTCCACATCATGGAGTCTCAGAAGACAAAATGGAGCCCTGAGAACTG GTTACAGCCCACAGAGGAGCTTCCTTTCCCTGCCCTGTACACCAAGTAA